Proteins from a single region of Paramormyrops kingsleyae isolate MSU_618 chromosome 9, PKINGS_0.4, whole genome shotgun sequence:
- the tppp gene encoding tubulin polymerization-promoting protein isoform X2, with product MAEFKVQMAKHPHQSPLRPPSEHSKDRALKRLSSESNGTSEGGAGSSTPVELTALEESFRRFAIQGDTRATGKEMHGKNWSKLCKDCGVIDGKSITLTDVDIVFSKVKKKSCRTITFDQFKEALMELAMKRFKEKSAEDAAEEIFKMIEGKSPVILGVTRAVASPTVSRLTDTTKFTGSHKERFDQTGRGKGKAGRVDMVDTSGYVSGYKHAGSYEKKVKPGPKQM from the exons ATGGCAGAGTTTAAGGTCCAGATGGCGAAGCACCCCCACCAGTCTCCTCTGCGCCCGCCAAGCGAGCACTCCAAGGACCGGGCTCTGAAACGGCTGTCCTCCGAGTCCAACGGGACCAGCGAGGGCGGGGCGGGCTCCTCCACCCCCGTGGAGCTGACTGCGCTGGAGGAGTCCTTCCGTCGCTTCGCCATCCAAGGGGACACGCGCGCTACCGGCAAGGAGATGCACGGGAAAAACTGGTCCAAGCTGTGCAAGGACTGCGGCGTCATCGACGGCAAGAGCATCACGCTCACCGACGTCGACATCGTCTTCTCCAAAGTCAA GAAGAAGTCCTGTCGCACCATCACGTTTGACCAGTTTAAGGAGGCGCTGATGGAGCTGGCCATGAAACGCTTCAAGGAGAAGTCAGCTGAGGATGCTGCGGAGGAGATCTTCAAGATGATAGAAGGAAAGTCGCCGGTCATATTGGGGGTGACG AGAGCTGTGGCCTCCCCGACCGTGTCCCGGCTCACTGACACCACCAAGTTCACGGGTTCGCACAAGGAGCGCTTCGACCAGACGGGGCGGGGCAAGGGCAAGGCGGGCCGTGTGGATATGGTGGACACATCCGGATACGTCTCAGGGTATAAGCACGCCGGCTCGTACGAGAAGAAGGTCAAGCCCGGCCCCAAGCAAATGTGA
- the tppp gene encoding tubulin polymerization-promoting protein isoform X1 translates to MGATASVKKSCHSSSSSSSNEQAFGCPDTADSEDMAEFKVQMAKHPHQSPLRPPSEHSKDRALKRLSSESNGTSEGGAGSSTPVELTALEESFRRFAIQGDTRATGKEMHGKNWSKLCKDCGVIDGKSITLTDVDIVFSKVKKKSCRTITFDQFKEALMELAMKRFKEKSAEDAAEEIFKMIEGKSPVILGVTRAVASPTVSRLTDTTKFTGSHKERFDQTGRGKGKAGRVDMVDTSGYVSGYKHAGSYEKKVKPGPKQM, encoded by the exons CGTGAAGAAATCGTGtcactcctcctcctccagcagcTCGAACGAGCAAGCATTCGGCTGTCCGGACACGGCGGACTCTGA GGATATGGCAGAGTTTAAGGTCCAGATGGCGAAGCACCCCCACCAGTCTCCTCTGCGCCCGCCAAGCGAGCACTCCAAGGACCGGGCTCTGAAACGGCTGTCCTCCGAGTCCAACGGGACCAGCGAGGGCGGGGCGGGCTCCTCCACCCCCGTGGAGCTGACTGCGCTGGAGGAGTCCTTCCGTCGCTTCGCCATCCAAGGGGACACGCGCGCTACCGGCAAGGAGATGCACGGGAAAAACTGGTCCAAGCTGTGCAAGGACTGCGGCGTCATCGACGGCAAGAGCATCACGCTCACCGACGTCGACATCGTCTTCTCCAAAGTCAA GAAGAAGTCCTGTCGCACCATCACGTTTGACCAGTTTAAGGAGGCGCTGATGGAGCTGGCCATGAAACGCTTCAAGGAGAAGTCAGCTGAGGATGCTGCGGAGGAGATCTTCAAGATGATAGAAGGAAAGTCGCCGGTCATATTGGGGGTGACG AGAGCTGTGGCCTCCCCGACCGTGTCCCGGCTCACTGACACCACCAAGTTCACGGGTTCGCACAAGGAGCGCTTCGACCAGACGGGGCGGGGCAAGGGCAAGGCGGGCCGTGTGGATATGGTGGACACATCCGGATACGTCTCAGGGTATAAGCACGCCGGCTCGTACGAGAAGAAGGTCAAGCCCGGCCCCAAGCAAATGTGA